From a single Cotesia glomerata isolate CgM1 linkage group LG6, MPM_Cglom_v2.3, whole genome shotgun sequence genomic region:
- the LOC123267491 gene encoding cytoplasmic tRNA 2-thiolation protein 2 yields MCSLDGDCVVDVVERVEKKIFDGNENCRKCNSKSRIKLRGSDNYCNDCFEAYATHKFRGTLGKSKLVRPNDKILVGFSGSAGSVALLNLIRAGMQESVHKRLVFETQVIFIDDFLEPRTEIDKKTSIDSIITLIKSFGFPGYVTSLSEIYNPELKIKSIHNIDEINYNYCQQASEESLKNLFQALTNKTAKQELLKKLRLTLLASVARNLQCSKVFLADSATSLAVDILSNVAVGRGAQLSLDVGFVDDRFQELAILRPMRDFTEQELDYYLELHGLETLQRNKKTNDNPFESIQKLTEDFVLDLESQFTGTVSTVYRTGAKISSQGFSAEEQQVCVICNAPVDTKPQDGATAILATEFSRFISTRGVKAVERNNGDCGSFKEPCGGCQGDCGSKKEQRVTVEQLRRFLCYGCRLIVDDKFEIDKLPGNISNKVKQLACFEDMREQIKDFLL; encoded by the exons ATGTGCTCGCTGGACGGTGATTGTGTTGTGGATGTTGTAGAGagggttgaaaaaaaaatttttgacgg aaaCGAAAATTGCCGAAAATGTAATTCAAAATCTCGCATAAAACTCCGCGGTTCCGACAACTACTGCAACGACTGTTTCGAAGCGTACGCGACCCATAAATTCCGCGGTACGCTTGGAAAGTCAAAGTTGGTACGCCCGAACGACAAAATCCTCGTGGGATTCTCCGGCTCAGCTGGTTCGGTAGCTCTCTTAAACTTAATCCGAGCTGGAATGCAAGAAAGCGTGCACAAGAGGCTAGTTTTTGAGACTCAGGTCATTTTTATCGACGATTTTCTGGAACCTAGAACcgaaattgacaaaaaaacaAGCATTGACTCAATAATAACTCTAATAAAGTCCTTCGGCTTTCCAGGTTATGTCACCTCTTTATCAGAAATTTACAACCCggagcttaaaataaaatctattcaTAACATAGacgaaattaattataattattgccAACAAGCTTCAGAAGAAagcctaaaaaatttattccaagctttaacaaataaaacagCGAAGCAGGAActgctaaaaaaattacggCTGACACTGCTGGCATCTGTCGCTAGGAACTTGCAATGTTCCAAAGTGTTCCTGGCAGATAGCGCCACTAGTCTAGCGGTAGACATTTTGAGCAACGTCGCAGTTGGTCGAGGAGCGCAGCTTTCTTTAGATGTCGGGTTTGTTGATGATCGGTTCCAGGAACTGGCGATCTTAAGGCCCATGAGGGACTTTACGGAGCAGGaacttgattattatttagaacTTCACGGCTTGGAGACTCTCCAgaggaataaaaaaactaacgaCAATCCTTTTGagtcaattcaaaaattaactgAAGACTTTGTTCTGGATTTAGAGTCTCAGTTCACTGGAACTGTCTCTACTGTCTACAGAACTGGCGCTAAAATTTCCAGCCAGGGATTTTCAGCAGAGGAACAGCAAGTTTGTGTCATTTGTAATGCGCCTGTTGACACCAAGCCTCAAGATGGAGCCACTGCTATCTTAGCGACGGAGTTTTCTAGGTTTATTTCGACTAGAGGGGTTAAGGCTGTTGAGAGGAACAATGGAGATTGTGGGAGCTTCAAGGAACCTTGTGGAGGGTGTCAAGGAGATTGTGGGAGTAAGAAGGAACAGAGGGTGACTGTGGAACAGTTGAGGAGGTTCTTGTGTTATGGGTGTAGGTTGATTGTTGATGATAAGTTTGAGATTGATAAATTACCGGGAAATATTAGTAATAAGGTTAAACAGTTGGCTTGTTTTGAAGATATGAGGGAACAGATTAAGgattttttgttgtaa
- the LOC123267508 gene encoding uncharacterized protein LOC123267508 — MSMLITPWFRNIFTDLFGGLMNFQDHPECASHELRVVDCLEAYGTYHGKTKCRVLLDDFRECVWKDKQVQRMTIMSMERARQYHDGERPKEGLWAKAPRADSY, encoded by the coding sequence ATGTCTATGCTAATCACTCCCTGGTTCCGCAACATCTTCACCGATCTTTTCGGAGGGCTTATGAACTTCCAGGACCACCCTGAGTGCGCGAGCCACGAGCTCCGCGTGGTAGACTGTTTAGAAGCCTACGGAACCTACCACGGTAAAACAAAGTGTCGTGTGCTCCTCGATGACTTCCGAGAGTGCGTCTGGAAGGACAAGCAGGTCCAGAGGATGACTATCATGAGCATGGAGCGCGCGAGACAGTACCACGACGGCGAGCGTCCTAAAGAAGGTCTCTGGGCCAAAGCACCCAGAGCAGACTCTTACTAA
- the LOC123267483 gene encoding ran-binding protein 9 yields the protein MMAATSEEQSVMDSSLINCGQQPSDRLKMLYPMVNEEETPLPRSWSPKDKYNYIGLSQNNLRVHYKGFGKTHKDAASVRTTHSIPAACGLYYFEVKIVSKGRDGYMGIGLSAHGVNVNRLPGWDKHSYGYHGDDGHSFCSSGTGQPYGPTFTTGDVIGCGVNLVDNTAFYTKNGTHLGIAFSDLPPNLYPTVGLQTPGEVVDANFGQTPFVFDIGDMINELRVRTRLQIINYPTPDHGQGQWQAVLHKMVSTYLVHHGYCDTAEAFANSTGQPFDEDFSSIKNRQRILKLVLAGRMGEAIKLTTELYPTLLDRDPNLMFALKCRQFVEMVNGSDSEVNQTIGSSTSATNTTITVNNSNTNTNTNINTNANTNNTYSITNTNTNTNINININTNTSNDNQTSVIQSTKAYNSKSSNGTVEEMNLNNTLNGTVDQQFINGQIEDDVDMEMESNTATINNINGFKNTTNGYQNGNPNSNGYKCNGEDIDMEIDSANQNQQNGNSIENPSVKLSKKQLCGGNKQAIEKMLEFGRQLYSQSIHLRQSYGKNEANKKMLQDAFSLLAYSNPWNSPVGWQLDPQERETVCARLNSAILESTNLPRRPPLEVAISHARELVRLMSGAGLGACGFAVVDNIIQY from the exons ATGATGGCCGCCACCAGCGAGGAACAGAGTGTTATGGATTCGTCTTTGATAAATTGTGGGCAGCAGCCCTCGGATCGattgaaaatgctctatccgATGGTAAACGAGGAAGAGACGCCCTTGCCGAGGTCTTGGAGCCCTAAGGACAAGTACAACTACATCGGGCTGTCCCAAAATAATCTTCGCGTTCACTACAAAG gtTTTGGAAAAACACACAAAGACGCTGCCAGCGTTCGCACAACGCATTCGATACCAGCTGCCTGCGGTCTCTACTATTTCGAAGTTAAAATAGTGAGCAAAGGGAGAGATGGTTATATGGGAATTGGTCTGTCGGCGCATGGAGTAAATGTTAACAGACTTCCTGGATGGGACAAACACTCATACGGGTATCATGGCGATGATGGTCACAGCTTTTGTTCTTCAGGAACTGGTCAGCCTTATGGGCCGACTTTTACAACTGGTGATGTTATTGGCTGTGGTGTCAATCTTGTTGATAATACCGCGTTTTACACTAAAAATGGAACACATTTGGGCATTGCCTTCTCTGATTTAcct ccaaATCTGTATCCCACAGTAGGCTTGCAGACTCCTGGCGAGGTAGTCGACGCTAATTTCGGACAAACGCCCTTTGTGTTTGATATTGGTGATATGATTAACGAGCTACGCGTACGCACGAGATTACAGATTATCAATTATCCTACCCCCGACCATGGTCAGGGACAGTGGCAAGCTGTTTTACAcaa gatgGTATCAACGTATTTGGTCCATCATGGTTACTGCGATACTGCCGAAGCATTTGCCAATAGTACAGGACAACCTTTCGATGAAGACTTcagttcaataaaaaatagacaAA gaaTTTTGAAGCTCGTACTCGCGGGTCGTATGGGCGAAGCAATAAAGTTGACGACAGAGTTGTACCCGACTTTATTGGACCGGGATCCGAACTTGATGTTCGCTCTCAAGTGTCGTCAATTTGTTGAAATGGTTAACGGAAGTGATTCCGAAGTTAATCAGACGATCGGGAGTTCAACATCCGCCACCAACACTACCATTActgttaataattcaaataccAACACTAATACTAATATTAATACTAATGCTAATACTAATAATACTTATAGCATTACCAACACTAACACTAAtacaaatatcaatattaatataaacacaAACACGAGTAATGATAACCAGACCAGTGTGATACAGTCAACAAAAGCGTACAACAGCAAATCGTCAAACGGGACTGTggaagaaatgaatttaaacaACACGCTGAACGGAACCGTAGATCAGCAGTTTATAAATGGACAAATAGAGGATGATGTTGATATGGAGATGGAGAGCAACACTGCgactattaataatattaatgggTTCAAAAATACTACCAATGGATACCAGAATGGTAATCCTAATTCTAATGGGTACAAGTGTAATGGAGAAGATATTGATATGG aaataGACAGTGCCAACCAAAACCAACAAAACGGCAATAGTATAGAAAACCCCAGTGTTAAGCTcagtaaaaaacaattatgtGGCGGTAATAAGCAGGCGATCGAAAAAATGCTGGAGTTCGGACGGCAGTTGTACTCCCAATCGATACACCTGAGACAGTCGTACGGAAAGAATGAAGCTAACAAAAAAATGCTCCAAGACGCGTTTAGTTTACTCGCGTATTCAAATCCTTGGAACTCTCCTGTCGGCTGGCAGTTAGATCCTCAGGAGCGAGAAACTGTCTGTGCTCGATTAAACTCAGCTATTCTcg aGTCTACAAATCTTCCACGACGACCACCCCTCGAAGTGGCAATATCGCACGCGCGGGAGTTGGTCCGACTGATGTCGGGCGCCGGTCTAGGAGCCTGCGGCTTTGCAGTAGTGGATAACATAATCCAATATTGA